The region CGCCGAACGATCCTCGGGCGGCCACAAGTACGCGCGCCCGAATAAATAGAATCCGAAGACAACACCGGCCAGGATTACCAGCTGAATGGCGCGGCGGACGATCGTTCGAATCATTGTGGATGCTCCGGCTTGAAGTGTTGCGACGGGTCTGCGCCGAGCGATCTGAGCATCAGGTTGCCGAGCTCGCGGCTGAGTTCAGAGACCGGCCGGCTGGCGCCGTAATACAACAGCAGCGATCGAATCGCGCCCTGGATCGTAAACGTCGCCAGGCGCGGATCGATCCGCGTGAACGCGCCGGTGCGGATTCCTTCTTCGATCAGCGAGGCGCAAAAATTGAACCCGCGCTCGCGCGATGCCTCGATAATCCGGTTGCGCGCCTCGGCCAGCCGCGGTTCCACGGTGGCGAAGAACTGAAGAAAATCGCGCCGCTGATCGTAAAACTCCACCATCACCTCGATCGAACGCCGCAGCCTCTCGGCCACCGGCAGCCCTGGATCGGCGCTGCTTTGATAGGTGCGATATGCGGTGTCGAGCCCGTCGCTCAAAACGCCGAGGTAGAGCGCGTCCTTGGACGGAAAGTAGAGATAGAGCGTCCCTTTGGCGACCCCGGCGGCCTCCGCTACGCGGTCCATCGTGACTGCCTGGTACGGTTCGTGGGCGAAGAGCCTCAGCGCGGCAGCCAGAATACGTTCGCGCTTGGCGGCTTGCTCGTCGTGAGGGGGAAACGGTCGTCCATTGGGGATTCCAGCCGAATTTGTGCTTGTTCTGTTCATATACTGACCGGTCAGTCATATCCTTGAATGCGTGGAGGTGCGAGTCAAGAGCCGGGGATTGGGGCAGCCGCGTTGGTTGCGCGTCTGGGGACGCATGCCTAGACTCGTCGAGTTCGAGCGTCCGTCAAGCCAAGCGCCCGTAGCTCAACTGGATAGAGCATCAGACTTCGGATCTGAGGGTTGGGGGTTCGAATCCCTCCGGGCGCGCCACGCAGCGGCCGTCCAAATCAGCTTCGCAAAGCGTGCGGGAGCGTGCCGCCTCGGCGATCGATTGGATATGCGCTGACGGCGGTGACGGTTTGCCGTTTGCTTTCGTCAGCGTGTGCGACGCGCTCGGGATCGATGCATAACGACTGCGCGCGCGGGTGCGGGAGCAACTCGTCGGAGAAAAGCGGGCGGCGTGAACACAGTTGGGGCACTTGCGTCTGCTGTACGCGCGTAGTGACGGACGGTCGTCTCCCCGAGGAGGCTACGTTTTCGTCTGTGTAGTCAGAACGGGATGTCGTCGTCATCCGGGGCGGACAGAACAGCCAACAGTCTCTCGCATTGGGCCAGCAAATGATCGTAGGTCATGATCGTGATCCCAGCGAGTGCAGAATTAAGAGTACGCAGAGCCTTCTGCTCCTCGGCTCTCCAATCGCATGATCTTCCAATTACGATGGTCGCACGAGGATGATGGGCCACGATTTCTGGATGATCAAGCAGGCCGCCTTCCCCAGCTTCTAGCTGGAAAACGTCCAAATAGCGGACAACCTGCCCCAAGGCTTCAGAAACGGGGGCGGAGAAGTAGTAATTCTTGTGGACTCTGTCGTTGAGAAGGA is a window of Candidatus Binatus sp. DNA encoding:
- a CDS encoding TetR/AcrR family transcriptional regulator, which gives rise to MNRTSTNSAGIPNGRPFPPHDEQAAKRERILAAALRLFAHEPYQAVTMDRVAEAAGVAKGTLYLYFPSKDALYLGVLSDGLDTAYRTYQSSADPGLPVAERLRRSIEVMVEFYDQRRDFLQFFATVEPRLAEARNRIIEASRERGFNFCASLIEEGIRTGAFTRIDPRLATFTIQGAIRSLLLYYGASRPVSELSRELGNLMLRSLGADPSQHFKPEHPQ